The Eriocheir sinensis breed Jianghai 21 chromosome 24, ASM2467909v1, whole genome shotgun sequence genome contains a region encoding:
- the LOC127002812 gene encoding retinol-binding protein pinta-like isoform X2, with protein MGGDKYVCTLSPELLQRAKDEINEDPDRREADIEHIRDWLRHQPHINARMDDWTILRFLRGCKFSLERTKEKLDMFYTCKSLCPEWYKNRDPQDKKLRSILELGIMLPLPGHDQLGRKVLFGRWGIYDPKMVSMDELIKTTSMFIDVMLDEDELSSITGYVMLGDCTGLTVSHAIGFTPSHAKKSLVMWQVCVLPMGRLGEEREREGEGEASGLRFISLMYRDSHHDSFPRPQRR; from the exons ATGGGCGGGGACAAGTACGTGTGCACCCTGAGTCCTGAGCTCCTCCAGCGGGCCAAGGATGAGATCAACGAGGACCCGGATCGTCGCGAGGCGGACATCGAGCACATCAGGGACTGGCTCAGGCACCAGCCGCACATCAACGCCaggatgg ACGACTGGACCATCCTGAGGTTCCTGCGGGGCTGCAAGTTCTCCCTGGAGCGCACCAAGGAGAAGCTGGACATGTTCTACACCTGCAAGTCGCTGTGCCCCGAGTGGTACAAGAACAGGGACCCGCAGGACAAGAAGCTGCGATCCATCCTCGAGCTCGG TATTATGTTGCCGCTGCCGGGCCATGACCAACTGGGCCGTAAGGTGCTGTTCGGCCGCTGGGGCATATATGATCCAAAGATGGTGTCCATGGACGAGCTGATAAAGACCACCTCCATGTTTATTGACGTGATGCTGGATGAGGACGAGCTGAGCAGCATAACGGGGTACGTTATGTTGGGGGACTGCACGGGGCTCACTGTCTCTCACGCCATCGGCTTCACTCCGTCACATGCGAAGAAATCCCTGGTGATGTGGCAGGTATGTGTGCTGCCCATGGGAAGGCtcggtgaagagagagagagggagggggagggggaagccaGCGGTCTTAGGTTTATATCATTAATGTATCGGGACTCCCATCACGACTCTTTTccgaggccacagagaagataa
- the LOC127002812 gene encoding retinol-binding protein pinta-like isoform X4: MGGDKYVCTLSPELLQRAKDEINEDPDRREADIEHIRDWLRHQPHINARMDDWTILRFLRGCKFSLERTKEKLDMFYTCKSLCPEWYKNRDPQDKKLRSILELGTFLPLPGYDHDGRRVVIILAGGHDPKLHSMDEVFKATHLISDIMIDEDEQLSITGVVQILDLKGVTAAHALQMSPPLVKKAMTIWQV; encoded by the exons ATGGGCGGGGACAAGTACGTGTGCACCCTGAGTCCTGAGCTCCTCCAGCGGGCCAAGGATGAGATCAACGAGGACCCGGATCGTCGCGAGGCGGACATCGAGCACATCAGGGACTGGCTCAGGCACCAGCCGCACATCAACGCCaggatgg ACGACTGGACCATCCTGAGGTTCCTGCGGGGCTGCAAGTTCTCCCTGGAGCGCACCAAGGAGAAGCTGGACATGTTCTACACCTGCAAGTCGCTGTGCCCCGAGTGGTACAAGAACAGGGACCCGCAGGACAAGAAGCTGCGATCCATCCTCGAGCTCGG CACTTTCCTGCCGCTTCCGGGCTATGACCATGACGGTCGCCGAGTCGTAATCATCCTCGCCGGTGGCCACGACCCAAAGCTTCACTCGATGGACGAGGTGTTCAAGGCGACACACCTGATCAGTGACATCATGATAGACGAGGACGAGCAGTTGTCCATCACAGGCGTGGTGCAGATACTCGACCTGAAGGGAGTCACGGCGGCCCATGCGCTTCAGATGTCGCCACCCTTGGTGAAGAAGGCCATGACCATCTGGCAGGTGTGA